The sequence TTCTAACGTTCTGTTGTGACGCGTTcaaatagaaaatgttttgaatgGAATACCAAGACGTACTTCTACTCTTGGTTACGTTTTTGGTTTGTATGCTCTTCTACAAGTATTAGACAAAGAGCTTCAGACCTCAGTACTGATGTATATATCACTGTTGGTTCTAACTGCATGCAGACGTTCTAAAGCAGTATCAGTCTCGGTTAGTGGCTCTAATCAATACTAATTAACATCACTTATTAGTACTGATTACAGTAATCAATTGGTTGGTAACACCAATCGATACTAAATTTAGAAGAGCCACCAATCCATAGTAACGACTCTTTAGAGttaaaatgaaaaagaaaagcatCTTATTTCTAGTTATAGATAGCTCTACAACAGAGTGATAAGAGGGAACACGCAAAGCCCTAGATCTTAGGTTGTTCAAATCCGCATCACACATGTGCAATATATTTTACGCAAAAATCGTGTGACTTGGGATGTGTACCAGACTATAGACAGTACCCTAGAATAGACTAGCTATGAGCTCATTAATTATACGATTTTTTTAAATTGATACCCTTAGATTTACTGGCTTCCTTATTTTTTGTGTATAGTCGCGATTTCTTTTTGGTAGCCATATGCATATTATAATATATTTTTCATATATCTAAATGAGATGTTTCAATTGATCGTAATACTGCTTTTATTTCTATACTCTACTCTACACGGTGATGTTTTCGCTTTTTACGCCTAATTCCGATTTGTCCACTTTTTCTGGTCTCTTTTTGTAGCGTGGTGACCTAAATGACACAACGTGCCAAGTATGATGACCGCACGTCGCTGCATTTACTTTGATTTTGCATATATATGCTGCTCCATCGTCTACATCATCTTTGTGCGTACGTCTATGAGTTATGACTTGGTTCAAAAATCATCAGTCCAAGTAATACCACTCACATATAAGCGACCACACACGCACCATGTGGCTACGCTGTTATGAAAGCGCGTAACCATCCGAAACGATATAATAGCGTATGTTTCCTCGAAGGATGGATGCCGTGCCCGTAGGCCATATAGCTTTTGCAGCTAGCGCCGGACGGCGTTGGAACTAAGGAAGGAAGCATACATGTGTAATTTCCGGCCTTGACAGTTGTAGCGGATATACTGCAGTGCACATAGGCGGTGTCGCCATCGACACGACGTTGGGAGCAAAAACAAgcacataatatatatatatcccCCGGCCGGCTAGCTGAGCAGCTAGTAGCTAGCTGTTGTGATTGCCTGCTTCCCACGAACTTACATTTACACACGTCGGCAGCTGTTCTCTTCCTTGCATTGCACATTTGCACTACAAATACGCACGCACGCGCGCAAGCACTAGCAAGACTCTACTATACATGGGGGCCGGGCGTGACGTCCGTACGTGCGTCGTCGCCGCCGTCCCTAGCTAGCTAAGGACGACGAGAGGTAGAGGAGCAGGGCGTGATAATGGCGCTGTCGCGGAAGGCGTGGATCGCCGCCGGCATCGGTGCGCGGCTGCTCATGATCGCGGCCCTGGCCGTCAGCGTGCCGCTCACGGTCCACAACCACACCAAGCGCGACTACGGCAGCGATGACTTCTACAAGCTCCAGAGCTACTCGTACGTGATCCGATCCATCGAGCAAGGGGCGCCGCCGGCCGTGCTGTGATACGTACGGCGGTAGTCGTTTCATTTGATTTGATTTGATTTGTTCCTCGTAcgtctcgtcgctgctgctgtaCGCGCGCGCATATGTGATGATGTACAAACTGAAGGTacgcggtggcggtggcggtgatCGCGATGGCCGCCGGCGTGCTGCAGATCCCCGTCTCCGTCTACCTCCTCTGCATGAGCAAGCGGGTGACGCCCAGCGCCCTCATCCTCGACATCAGCCTGTGCGCCGACGTGGTAAGACGCTAGACGCATGCAATGTCGTCATGTCATGCACACGTGTACACGTATATGCGATAATGTAAGCATGTGTGGCGCAGGTGGTCACCGTTCTGCTGGCCAGCGGCGTCGGCGCGGGGTTCGGCGCCACCAACGACGCCTTGCGGTACGTCCACCACGTGAGGTGGGACGACGCCGGCGTCAAAGACGATCTCGTCGACTACTACAACAAGGCGACCGTCCCCGTGGTCTTCCTCCTCCTCGGGACGGTGCTGTCCATGGCCGCCACTGTCGTCTCGGCCAGGCTCCGGGCCCGGGCGACCGATGACCACACCGACTTCTGACGACCATCGATCGATCGCACGTCTCTCACCATCTCTCGATCCAGGCGGCCAAGATCATCGTCGATTCTGTCCATATTATTACCCCCCAGTATCCCCCACAACATTTCAGATCTGTATGTACGTTGTGTGTGCTTGTGATTTGATTTTCAGTTTGATTATCGTTTGTCCAACGCTGTACAAACAGTGGGATTGGAAGACCTCCTTCGGCTATATATACCCTCCTCCTGGCATGCAGTCACCCTCTCTTTTCCATGTGATATTTTGTGCATACGTCTCCTTTCTGTATACTGGCTAGCAAATGTGTGCCCTTGTGTGTTGCTACAGAATGCAAAGCCTTATCATGCATACAGAGTCACCTAAACGATGTGTGGTGTGAACGTGTGGTTCACCGTTTATCTGTTTTAATTTGGACGACACGTTTGGGGAATAATTGAACTGGAATCGGACTTTATATTGTCATTGAACGTGCATTGTTCTGACTTGGTTGCAGTTTTTAAGAATTTGATTTATGAAAACTGTGATGGTTCCAAACATGCAAGTTTTGTGATTCAATTTACAGAAACTGGATTCTTAGTTTTTAAAAACTAAGAAACTAGACTCCTCTAGCTAAAGCCAATTTATAAAAGTTGAGTTGGTTCCAAACACCAGTAGGGCCTTAATATATATGTCTACTCATGTTTTCGACTTGATATGAGTGCTCGTGTTTTTTtctgatttattctacaatttaaTGACTCTTTTTTTAATGATAGACCACATACAGCAAGATGTTTGTAAAGGTAGAATGTGTACGTGCATGCGACAACACTCGACGAGATATACGGTGACTTCACAATTGTTATATCTTCCTTCCTAGTTTTTCGAATCTGCTCCGTCCTATCGGTACAGTATATGTCAGCATGAGTTTATATGTGACTGGATGTGTATGTACATGATCATATGCATTtacgattttttttaaaaaaacataaGTTATAAACTAAGACGTAGCATTTTTTTCACAAGGAGACGTAGCATCTTGTTGAACCCTACATTGTTAAAGCATTTTTTGTTCCAAATCAATTTGGCGCTGGTAAACCAATAACGGAGCCGGCATAAATGAACTGTGCATGAATTTTGTTATTTTATCACTATTCCTATATTTGATGCATGCATTTTTAGTGGTTTTAGGCAACACTCTTATGCAATAAACTAGAATATATAAGTAGATTGTTACTTCAATGATTTGTTTCTACCATAACAATTCATTTTTTCCTTGTCTCATTATAGAAATAACTATTAATTGTCCAACATAGATCCGATTTTGTTAGGTTTGTCTAATGATTTTTATTCTCAGAACCAAAAATTACGAATTATACCTACATAAATTGTAGTGCACCAAATATGCAATTTCAGTATAAGATATGTATAATAACCATCGCTTAAAAGAAGATGTAGAATTTTCATACCTAAATTTTAGCAAATCCATTTACAATAAAAATAAATCAAGACTCATTTAAGCCTGTTTTTGGCGTTTGATGATAAACATGACTATTTAGACTAACATTATTTGTGAGTACTTTTTGATATAGTTCAAAGGATGCACAAGCAGGGAAATTGATGATTTAGATGATCAACACCTCAAACAGGATATCATAAGACATGTTGAAGATCTACGATAATATGAAAAGGGCCAAGACATGAGATATAACCAAATCGGATGCAAAGATCATGAAAAACAAATCAAAATCTTCATCCATACTTGCATCCGTCGGATTTCGGGTTTGCGGGTTAAATTGCCATCCCTAACACCGGACCATACGAGTATATGACTAAGAAAACTATAGTCGACATCTATAGGACCGTCATACTGAAAAGAGACCAACAGTGGAGGAGACATCAAACCATATGATCCCATTGTACATGCTTAGAGACTCGCAAAAAGTAGGGCATCACACTAtgtgattgaaagggaattaggcttacacctagttcctaaatagttttggtggttgaatcgcccaacacaaacaattggactaactagtttgctctagattatatgttttacaggtgccaaaagttcatctataactatgctgaatcgactgtccggaataccgtagattattccggacaggagaagctttttggaaaaacaggccaagcgcggaccgtccgggcccttgcggcggaccgtccgcaacactagaatgactctcggacagaaccaatgcaaaaatacaagtttccattacggactgtccgaaggaaaagcaaagaccgtccgagccctc is a genomic window of Zea mays cultivar B73 chromosome 5, Zm-B73-REFERENCE-NAM-5.0, whole genome shotgun sequence containing:
- the LOC109939574 gene encoding uncharacterized protein: MALSRKAWIAAGIGARLLMIAALAVSVPLTVHNHTKRDYGSDDFYKLQSYSYAVAVAVIAMAAGVLQIPVSVYLLCMSKRVTPSALILDISLCADVVVTVLLASGVGAGFGATNDALRYVHHVRWDDAGVKDDLVDYYNKATVPVVFLLLGTVLSMAATVVSARLRARATDDHTDF